A region of the Festucalex cinctus isolate MCC-2025b chromosome 8, RoL_Fcin_1.0, whole genome shotgun sequence genome:
TGAACCTGCCAGATGGTGTAACACCCTTACACTATTGTTTGCTACAataaaagcaactttttttttaaagcattcgtTTGAAGACCTCACATTATGTAGCTGACATTGTTCAGCAGAGTAAGTTTGTGATATTTGAGAGGCCAAAGtgagtatttgactttactgTAGATTATTTCACTGAGGTTTTTCAAAATGTAGTAGAAAGTTCTCCTTTGTGGCCTTTTCTCTCTGCTAAACTGAGTTTGAGTCCAAACCGAGTGATTAAGCAATGCTGCGGCTTTGGTGCTCAACACGGCCACATTAACTTGGGCTAATCTGATTGAAAAGAGAGCAAGCTGGATTGTTTTATATGCGATATATGCACAGTGGAATCAGCTTCAACAGGATGACTTGCTGTCACGTTGCGGTCGGAGCTGTTCAATGAGAGCTGCGGTTTGGCAACTCTCCTGTAGTGAACAAATTGATCCAACACTCAAATTTATTGGAATTTAACCTAACCCTGAAATTAAGCCACCCCCGTCATACTGTTTGGTGGTTGGTCTTTAGGTTACGTTGCGGGtatgttaacaaaaaatgttattgtCTCTGCGCATGTGGAGAGGAGATGCTCAATTATCTTGTAACTCTTCCAGGGATCTTTGACTTTACAGGTCAACATTGTGTTTTCAATGAGtctaatatacttttttttttttttgtacttctttGAAAAGCCTTAATCTTATGCAAGTTCCTCAGGTTTGGTCTTGATACAGGGTTCAGAACACGCTGTAGTAGATCACTAACCGAGCATAATGACATAATAAAGCCATAACtataataaatatttagttaaaaaacacTTCTTGGGTACAAATATAagtggtacagaaaatggatgggctggatgccacaagatggcagcaaagcagcaAATGAAGTTGCTcatctcacttcaacatagttccttgacaCCAAAATGCAACAAGATGCTGCCAAAGTAATACTTTTATAGTAGACAACACATTGGCCTGAGAACAAAACCTCAAAAAGGTGAGTTTTTTCACCGAATAATAGCGGATAGGTGAAAACGTGAGGAACGAATCGGGAATGTCTAGGGAACACGTGCTGCAtttgtatgtaaaaaataaaatattcaattttccataatatgcCCCCTGTAAAAAGGTGTTAATGTTTGCACAGGTGACTCTCCGGCAGGGCTGTGGTTTCTCGTGTTGGCCTGAGAAAACGCAGAGGGAGAGGCAGCTCCtgtgtctggtgtgtgtgctgtCTGCGGGCCTGTTCGTATCGCTCATCACAACCGCCGTCTTCTACCGGCAGAGTGAGTACTTATTTTTGCTCAGCATCCAGAACACATTGAGGTAGAAAACAGTATCTGGAGGAGTTGTGCCGTAGACTTGATACGCCACAAATGGCGTCATGTTTAGCGCATTCCATTTTGTCTTAATCAATTTCGCACACTAAAGAAGGATTCTTAGTTAACCCCTTATCGTacgagcaattttgccgaaaatgctttaaaaataaattgcattcacagtaagtttgaagctgttcctgaaccatttagagtatcggcatagtttatatatattttttaagaatgtttgcccgccaCAGACCATCTGAATTTTAAGGGGTTTTAATGAATGCTCAAGGAATTATTAACATGATGCTCATTCcatcctggattggctggcaaccagttcagggtatacccaacctactgcccgaagccagctgggataggctccagcacccctgcgaaccttgtgaggaaaagcggttaagaaaatgaatggacggTTGGATGCCCATTACATTTTTTAGcattatttgcactttttttttctttttttttgtcaatggagCTAAACCCAAAGTAAAATTGGCACAACCTATCCGTTCATATAACGTTATTCACCATGAATCACAAAGTGGCTTGCCAACCGAATACAGATGACAAGCAAAAGCAATGCAGTACATGatagtttggtttggtttggagaCAAGCTGTCTGTCACATAGACCTATTAACATTTTTGATataccaaaaacaaacacaatagcATGGTCAATCAGCACCTAAATTTAACTGAGGGcagcttggggaaaaaaaaagcaaaaataatccCATTCACACAATTGTTTTTGAGGGGGAGATTGTGTGGAAAAACTGCAGCCACACCTTGAGCTCTGCTTCCCAACAACACCTTCATAGCCTCTCCCGTGAGCTTCTATATCCCGACAAAAAAGCTTGTGGATGAGCCATTTCGTATGTTGGTTTTCCTCTGAGGTGCCATGGGAAGCCTCATGCCACTTCCTGCCATTCACAAGTGCGTATGTCACGACGTACGGTGGCATAATGGAAGGAACAGGGATGAATTCTCTTCGGGGTGCTAACTTCTTGCTTGGCAGATCTCTGTCTCTGTCCCTGTCCCACGTCTTAAAGGCTATGAGGATGCCTTTTTGTGAAAATCCCATAGTTGTGTAAGGGCATATTAAGAGAACAGTAAGAGAGTTTTTGTTCAGTTTGTGTTTTTGAATGGTTTCATGTGCAAAATGCTAAATAATCCCAATTTAACTACCCCTACATCCATAACCATCTGAATGCAAACAACAGGGTGAGTGGTTGTGTTCACATACCAATTTAATAAGAAGGTGCTAGTAAtatgaccattttttttccagtcctaGTAAATAGTCTTGCTGTAGGCTTTTAATACTAGACACAGGAAGACCAGGAAGTCTTCGTTCTACCGATTGTCTCAATATGCACTGTGAAGAGGTGTCCGAGAGTCTCTAATCTGTCAGTCTTTAAAATGTGAATAATTATTAAAACTGACTTTTTATGACGGGAGAGTGTTCCTTTCAGGATTTTCATGTTGGCTCGAGCCCGTCAAAAATGATACTTTCCAGATGCTCCCCCGAAGCCACATGCATCGATGCCCagcttttcaaatatttttccattattcACGGCGTTACtcaaaaatgtcataataatgtgaTGTTTGACCCGCTTTTGTTCTCCTCTACAGCACATCCGGGTGTTTGCCTGACCGAGCCATGCATCACTGTGGCCAGCGCCGTCATGTCCGCCCTGGACCGCTCTGTGGACCCTTGCCACGACTTCTACAACTATGCCTGCGGGGGCTGGATGAAGAACAACCACCTTCCTGAAGGCAAGTCCCGCTGGGGCTCTTTCAGCACCTTGTGGGAGCGCAACATGCTTGTGATGAAGCAATTATTGGGTGAGTGTCGTAACAGTTGATTGATGTTTCTTTGTCATTGCATTGCCGCGGTACGATTTATTTTTGGTCGTGATTTGAGCAGAGAACACGACGATGAAAGATCTGAGTCAAGCAGAGGAGAAGGCCCAGCGTTACTATCAGGCCTGCATGAACGAGACAAAGATCGAGGAGTTGGGAGCAAAGCCATTGCAGGAACTCATCACGCAGGTATATGATGGCGTTTCACTTTTATTTGAGATAACTACTTCATGTGTGGTTAAAACCAACCCCTTGCTATTGTTTCACAGGTAGTGTTCAATGTTTTACAATTAAACAAGTTTGGAACATTGGCGATGACTGCTGTGCAGCAGTGTGGAAGAGTGGTTAGCATACCTGCCCGATAGTTTTCAGCTACTCTGTTAACATCACATTCTACTACATCTTCTAGATGGGAGGGTGGGCTCTGACTGGACCCTGGGACAAAGACAACTTCCAGGAAGTCCTCCGTGCAGTGTCAGCAAACTACCGCACCTCGCCATTCTTCACCGTGTTTGTCAGTACCGACTCCAAGAACTCCTCCAGTAACATCATCCAGGTGAGCGGACCGGGCACTGATTCTGATAATGCCTCTCACTCTGTGTGTTGGTGCTCTGACACTAATGAGGTTTCTTTTGATGATGTAGGTGGATCAATCCAGCCTGGGACTCCCTTCACGGGATTACTACCTCAACAAAACAGCCAATGAAAAGGTATGCTGTTTCACTTTCCAtacaaattaattaatcaattagtgACAATGcacgaggaaaaaaaagcactatCAACTTAActgaagcaaaaaatatatcaaaaagtATTAAATgtctatacattttatttattatttattagtcaTTTCTGTGTTGTTGTAAATTACAATATTACAATACTAtctttcttatttaaaaaacacatgacataaatgtttgttgtatttttattaattaatttttttatggcaTTTCCAGTCATTTCATTGGGGAAAGAGGATTTGAGATTATGCGTACGTTTGTCATAGAACAAATTAAACCCGCATGTCAAGTCAACACTTTGTATTACATGACTACCCGTCTTGACAGTGTCACTAAGAACtttaattattataaataatatatctCATGTTTATATGcagtaaaatacaaataagtcttaaatcacaaatatatttttttttatgtacgtaTGTATTTTTCTTCTAGAAGCAGCCTAGCTgagttgaaaatggatggatattatttctTTGGagtttattaatcttttttattAGGAATTTTTGTAGATTGTCATGATGTCATCTATGGGAAAAATACTATAAAAAGTGGGTACAGTTAAGTTTTAGTTCTTAGTTCTTttattaatgacacatttcaaATACAAATGAGCAACAATACATGTCCATCCATAAATCACACGTGTTAAGACATAAAttaaatttcaaatttttagaaaaaaagaaattgactCATGCAATGTGGATGGAATCTGCTGGTGATTGAATTCACATAGCTGAGGATTACCTTGTTAATTCATTTGTTTCCCTCTATACCGACACTTACTGCTTTGCCTCTCTTTGCAGTATCTGACAGCATACCAGAACTTCCTGGTGGAGTTAGGAGTTCTGCTGGGGGGCTCTGAGGAGACGTCTCGTCTGCTCATGGGAGAGATTTTAGACTTTGAAACGGCCCTGGCGAACATCACGGTGCCCCTGGAGAAAAGACGGGATGAGGAGCTCATCTACCACAAGATGGAGGCCAAAGACCTGAAGGTTAGTTTGAGCTAGTTGGTAGACTACGATAAGAAAACATACACTGGTACCTCCATTTATGAGTGACTTGAACTTGTATGAGTTTTTCACGATTGCTCATCAGATTTTCAAGCAGCAATTTGGTAAACAGtaaacaattcttcaaaaaagagAATTATATCTTTGTATTTATCCAAAACATGTCCACTATGCAACACACCATAGATGAGCTAGCGACACTAGCATTGATGTTACGGCAATTATAAACTTTTTAACAACTTAGATGAGAAAACAAGCAGTAGAAACACATGCAGACACAACATGCAACAAATATTGCAATCTTCTGTTTCCTCATCAAATctacagtatgtgcagtttgtATAATACCGCTCCCCAGTGGCCAAGACATGCGCAATGAGCAGCACAATGTGCATTGAATTACCATGATgcttaaaacgttttttttgtttttttaaacattgtttaATTGTGTTATTGCTTTATGTTTTCTATCAAATGCAATACTGTGGAGTGCAGATACATGttagaaatatttttgttggtgttttttttgaggcactttaataaattaatggcatttccatgtATTTCAGTggtgaaagatgatttgagaccCCTCCATCCACTTCCTGattttgaactttttgtgtgcagaGTCTGGCTCCTGCAGTGGACTGGATCCCTTACCTCAACGAGGTGTTCGCTCCGGTGCCTATCAACGAGTCAGAGCCGGTGGTCGTTTATGCCACAGAGTATCTCCAGAATGTGTCGGACCTCATAACAAACACCAATAAAAGGTATGATTCCCCTCCTTCACTTGTCAAATGAAGACGCTTGTTCTtaatttgtcacaaaaaaaaatagtcaagcTACGAAGGTGTGTGAGAGCAAATGAATACAGTGAATGAACCCCTGCATATTTGTAGTAGTTTTCACTACCCAGTGACCGTGTCTGCTTTCCAGCCTTCTCAACAACTTCATGATCATGAAAGTGGTAAGGAAGATGGTGTCCATCTTGGACCGGAGGTTTCAGGATGCCGAGCAGCGCCTCCTCGAGGTCATGTATGGAACTAAGAAGGTGAGCAtggatcagtttttttttctcttcattatAGTCCGCTTTTTCCAGTTTTACTTTACGCTCATACAAACACAAGGCCCGCTATTTGTGGAACTACAGTGAATAAGACACAGCCAAAATAAGTCACTACCTTTAAACACAGTGAAAAtgaacacgcaaaaaaaaatcacagtcaTGCTGGGAGAAACTTTTGCGGTGTTATGCTTTGCTGCAGTACTACACAGGAAATAGCTCGGCCCTCGAGTGGATTGCTGTGTTTTTTTGACGTAGGGGAGGGGAGAAACATGGAATAAGTGCAGGCGACCTGTTAGCGTTTATCAGGGTGAGatcctgtttgtttttcaagCGGGTCAAGCTGTAATAACAAAGACAACGTGTATGTGAGTTTTATGCGACGGTGCAGCTGAGACTTATGTTACCACAGGAccttccattaactcattcttTAGACCCATGACTGCTTATCTACTGTATGTATGCGTGCAGCCACTTTTGTCCACATCTTTCCTCTTCACCTGATCTCTTAATGTGCAGTGCTCCACCAGCGTATATTTGCCCCTGATTTAAcagtaactcattttgattGTACCACAAGTGGGGGAAacacacattatatattttttatcttcTTAACCTATTTTTAGAATGTGAGATATACCCCACACATGATGAGGAGtcaataaaataagattatttattattatttatgtttctttgttaaaatgaaaacacatgTAGTTTATATTGCTTGATAGTCTGTggtcacatttattttgtgtgtgacagaaagaagaaaaagcagCACTGGTGCACAAATTTTACAGGATAAATATTTCAGACATCAGACAATCGGGAAGCGGACAATCAGGAATTGGCTTTGATAGCAAGGCAGGGCAAATGCTCAAATTAGGACCAATTGTTCGTGCATGTACTCTGCTTTCAGGGCTACGCAGAGCGACATGCTGTGGAATTAGTATAAGTATCAACATAAAGCCTCATGTGTTTCCCGTTTGACAACGGCTTCTGTTTTCACcacctacacgcacacacacgcacattacGCTCAGATGAATGGACAAAAAGGACTGAACAAAAGTCGGTCATGGTCGTTGCAAGCAAATGAGGCAATGATATAAAAGTGTGTGAGTGTCATCCTCACAACTTCTAAAATCAGGAGGGTTCTTTCTGTCACATAGAGCAATCCTTCTTGTGTGTGTGAAGAAAATTGCGAAGAAGATTCCTTGTTAACAGCATTGCTTCTATTGTGTTGGCTCCCCGTCAATGAACCTCGACGGTGCCATTTAAAGGAACGTGAGCCTTATAAAGCACTGGGGGAAACCTGTAAGCCAATCtttcctgatttaaaaaaaaaaaatacgtagaatttttgagttaaaaaaacaggCTATCTTAGCTGAATGGTCACCTTAATCAAATCCATTAGTCAATCTCCCCCCCCATTTAGAACAGTTCCGAGAAGAATTCTCACTTAAAAGCCACTTGTCACACATGGTTAAAATTACTCAGACTAAGTGAACTACCGACATTAACACTGACGTCAGTCTTACGTTCCCAATCATCAAACTTGCTGCTGCTTCTGACGACGTTGCAGAGCTGCACTCCTCGCTGGAAGCTGTGCGTCAGCGACACAGACAGCGGCCTGGGCTTCGCTCTGGGCGCCATGTTCGTCAAGGCCACCTTCGCCGACGATAGCAAGGCCACCGTGAGTGCGTAAGTGCTGGTCCAGCGTGAGATGGCGCTCTTCTCACTGTCCCCATCTGTCCCGTCCGCAGGCTGAGGACATGGTCGGCGACATTAAAAGAGCGTTTGAGGAGAGCCTAAAGTATGTGAGCTGGATGGACGATGACACAAAAAAGACGGCGAAAGAGAAGGTGGGAGGGCAAAGATCACAGACCATTGAAAGATTGGGTTGGGGCACATCACTGCGCCCTCATGCGTAAAATTATCCACTgttgttattcatttattatatatatatatatatacatatatatatatatttttttttatacaggcaGATGCGATTTATGACATGGTGGGCTATCCAGAATTCATCATGAACGCCACTAAGCTGGACAAAGTGTTCAATGACGTAAGTAAATGTGGTCACATTCAAATCAACCACGTGACACTTTGCCTCATCAAAACAACCAAACTTTCTCTTTGCAGTTCGAGGTAGTGTCGGATCTCTACTTCCAGAACGTCATGCAGTACTACAACTTCTCCGCCAGGGTGACAGCAGACCAGCTGAGAAAAACTCCAAACAGAAATCAGTGAGTGTCTCTGCTCGTCCAAGGGGGCTCCTCAGCTCAACTTTATATATCGACTACTTTAACAACAAAGTGCTGAACACTGAGAGGAAGGGGCCAAAGGGGCTCTTAAGTCAGGTCACTTGCATCTCAAGGCACTACTGTAAAGCTGAGCTGGCACTAAATGTGTCAccgtcattttgtgtttttttgcaggTGGAGCATGACCCCTCCAACTGTGAATGCCTATTACAACCCCACCAAGAATGAGATTGTTTTGCCGGCGGGAATTCTCCAAATGCCGTTCTACAGCCGCCACTGGCCCAAGTGAGTCTTGAATTTGGAGGAGAAGGTGGCGATAATAGGGTTGTGTGTGCAGTATGTTTTTGTGAATGGACGTGCATGTCAGAGTGTATCAGCTGGTACGCCAGAGCATATTGTCTCATTTCTGTTGAGACAATCTTTAGCTGCCTAATCAGGACACAGGAAGGAGAGGAGATGGCGATAAGGACACACAAGCATCCAGATGCAGTAGTTCTCAAACAGGGGAAAGGTCCGGATAATGATTGTTTCGGGAGCAGGACGACAATAATTTCGAATAGCTCTCTGCATGTGGCTCTCGGTGGGCAACAATTAGCCAAATTGGTAATCAATTCTTCAAGATGAGACGCCAAAAGTCAGCAAGCAGGGAGATAAGGATGGGGAGGGAGAGGATCAGAGCAAAAAGAAAGTGACTGCCTTCCTTGCATGAATGGGAAtactaacatccatccatccatccatccatccattttcttaaccgcttgctcctcacaagggtcgcgtggggtgctggagcctatcccagctggct
Encoded here:
- the ece1 gene encoding endothelin-converting enzyme 1, with protein sequence MEALRDSFVHLTFQMSSYKRATLDEEDLVDSGADDVYQSGPMRVTLRQGCGFSCWPEKTQRERQLLCLVCVLSAGLFVSLITTAVFYRQTHPGVCLTEPCITVASAVMSALDRSVDPCHDFYNYACGGWMKNNHLPEGKSRWGSFSTLWERNMLVMKQLLENTTMKDLSQAEEKAQRYYQACMNETKIEELGAKPLQELITQMGGWALTGPWDKDNFQEVLRAVSANYRTSPFFTVFVSTDSKNSSSNIIQVDQSSLGLPSRDYYLNKTANEKYLTAYQNFLVELGVLLGGSEETSRLLMGEILDFETALANITVPLEKRRDEELIYHKMEAKDLKSLAPAVDWIPYLNEVFAPVPINESEPVVVYATEYLQNVSDLITNTNKSLLNNFMIMKVVRKMVSILDRRFQDAEQRLLEVMYGTKKSCTPRWKLCVSDTDSGLGFALGAMFVKATFADDSKATAEDMVGDIKRAFEESLKYVSWMDDDTKKTAKEKADAIYDMVGYPEFIMNATKLDKVFNDFEVVSDLYFQNVMQYYNFSARVTADQLRKTPNRNQWSMTPPTVNAYYNPTKNEIVLPAGILQMPFYSRHWPKAFNFGGIGVVMGHELTHAFDDQGREFDKDGNLRSWWKNSSVEAFKKQTECMVEQYGNYSINQEPLNGRHTLGENIADNGGLKAAYEAYMNWIKRNGEEATLPALGMTNHQLFFVAFAQVWCTVRTPESSHEGVLTDPHSPSRFRVIGTVSNSHEFSKHFGCKANTPMNPKHKCKLW